In Carya illinoinensis cultivar Pawnee chromosome 6, C.illinoinensisPawnee_v1, whole genome shotgun sequence, a single genomic region encodes these proteins:
- the LOC122313301 gene encoding AP-1 complex subunit mu-2 isoform X2 — MAGAVSALFLLDVKGRVLIWRDYRGDVTAVQAERFFTKLIEKGDPETQDPVVYDGGVSYMFVQHNNVFLMAASRQNCNATSLLFFLHRIIDVFKHYFEELEEESLRDNFVVVYELLDEIMDFGYPQFTEAKILSEFIKTDAYRMEVTQRPPMAVTNAVSWRSEGIQYKKNEVFLDVVESVNILVNSNGQIIRSDVVGALKMRTYLSGMPECKLGLNDRVLLEAQGRSTKGKAIDLEDIKFHQCVRLARFENDRTISFIPPDGSFDLMTYRLTTQVKPLIWVEAQVERHSKSRIEIMVKARSQFKERSTATNVEIELPVPADATNPSVRTSMGSASYAPEKDAMVWKIRSFPGGKEYMLRAEFRLPSITAEEATPERKAPIRVKFEIPYFTVSGIQVRYLKIIEKSGYQALPWVRYITMAGEYELRLI, encoded by the exons ATGGCTGGGGCAGTGTCTGCACTGTTCCTCTTGGACGTTAAAGGTCGCGTTCTCATTTGGCGCGACTACCGTGGCGACGTCACCGCTGTCCAGGCCGAGCGCTTCTTCACCAAGCTCATAGAGAAA GGTGATCCAGAGACTCAGGATCCAGTTGTGTATGATGGTGGTGTATCCTACATGTTTGTTCAACACAACAATGTGTTCCTAATGGCAGCATCTAGGCAGAACTGCAATGCCACcagccttcttttctttttacacCGCATCATTGAT GTGTTTAAGCATTATTTTGAAGAGTTGGAAGAAGAATCACTTAGGGACAACTTTGTTGTAGTG TACGAGTTACTTGATGAGATTATGGACTTTGGTTACCCTCAGTTTACAGAAGCAAAGATCCTTAGTGAATTCATCAAGACTGATGCTTACAGGATGGAAGTTACACAGAGGCCTCCCATGGCTGTAACAAATGCAGTTTCTTGGCGAAGTGAAGGGATACAATACAAGAAGAATGAA GTTTTCTTGGATGTGGTGGAGAGTGTTAATATTCTTGTCAACAGCAATGGACAAATAATTAGGTCTGATGTTGTTGGGGCATTGAAGATGAGAACTTATCTGAG TGGCATGCCAGAGTGTAAGCTTGGCCTTAATGATCGAGTTTTATTGGAGGCACAAGGTCGGTCAACCAAGGGAAAGGCCATTGATTTGGAAGACATCAAATTTCATCA GTGTGTGCGATTGGCCCGATTTGAAAATGATAGGACAATATCCTTCATACCACCTGACGGATCTTTTGATCTCATGACATATAGACTCACTACTCAG GTCAAGCCTTTGATTTGGGTGGAAGCTCAAGTTGAAAGGCATTCAAAAAGTCGTATTGAGATAATGGTAAAAGCTCGGAGCCAGTTCAAGGAGCGCAG CACTGCCACAAATGTTGAGATTGAGTTGCCTGTGCCAGCAGATGCTACAAATCCAAGTGTTCGTACATCAATGGGGTCTGCATCATATGCCCCTGAAAAAGATGCAATGGTCTGGAAAATAAGATCTTTCCCAGGTGGTAAG GAGTATATGTTAAGAGCGGAGTTTCGACTTCCAAGTATTACAGCAGAAGAAGCAACTCCTGAGAGAAAAGCTCCTATACGTGTGAAGTTTGAGATACCATATTTTACTGTCTCTGGAATACAG